The DNA segment TCGCCCACCTGCTGGTGGCCCTCTTGCTGGGCGGCGCGCTGGCGGGCGAGCACCGCGACGGGGAGAAGAGCCACTCGGCACCGGGGTGTGTCAGGTACAGCGCGAACTGTTGAGAGCGGCTGGTGCCCTCCGTGCCGTAGAAGCCTGGGCGCGGGGGGCTCGCGGTGGTGATGTTCGGCGTGCGGGCGCATCCGTGCGCCGTTGATGCGCCCAGTGCAGCGGGCATGGAATGGGCGGGGGCACCTGGCCCCCGTGTCGAGGAGGACCCATGCCCGAATCCCCGAGCACCACGACCGACCCCACCCAGGACCGCGACGGCGACCAGCCCGCCCAGATCAGAAGCCTGCCGTTGCTGGCCGCCTGCGGCTGCGGCTCGGGCTGCGGCTGCGGCTGCCAGCAGGGCGCGCCCTGCCAGTGCGGCTGAGGACGACAGCGGTGGAGGGGCCCCGGGAACTCCGGGGCCCCTCGGCGTGTGGGGACAAGTCGCCATGAGGGGACGTCCGGGCCCAGCATGGAGGGAGGGACATCGCAAGGAGGTGTGACCATGACCAAGTTCATGGACGTCCACCACGGCATGGAAGGCATCACGGCCGACGAGCTGGCGCGGGCCCACCAGGCCGACCTCGACATCGAGCAGGACGAGGACATGCACTTCGAGGCCACCTGGGCGGACCCGGAGTCCGGCACGGTCTACTGCCTGTCCGAGGCCCCGTCGGCCGAGGCGGTCCAGCGCATCCACGAGCGCGCCGGACACAAACCGGACGAGGTGCACGCGGTACCGCTCCACATCTGACCGCCGTGAGGCTCGCGATCTGACGGCCGTAAGGCTCGCGCGGCCGCCATGCCCCGCGCGAGCCGGTGCTTGCCGCCCGGCCGGAGCCGCCCAGTTCACCCCGCCTGCGGGATCGGCGTCCGGGCGCGGTGCGTCATCGTGACGACGGCCGCCACCAGGGTCGAGGCGACGCAGCCGGTGGCCAGTACCGGGCTCGGGGTGAAGGTGACGGCGAGGACGGCGAGGATGCCCACGGCCCAGACGGCGTCCTGCGCATCGAGCCTGACCGCCCCGCGGTGCAGCAGCCGCAGGACGGCGACATACAGCGCGACCGGCACCGTGTACGCCGCCGCGACCGCAAGCCTGCCGAGGTGCGCGTGCCCCGTGAGGTGTGCGATCTCGACCGCGAGCCCGGCCCCGACGGCCGCTGCGGAGGCGAAGACGAAGTAGTGCCCGTAGCCCCAGCGGAGCGCCGTGTTCAAGGAGTTGAGCTTGTCGGCCGCGCTCTGGGTGAAGTACAGCCACCACATGGCGAAGACGGTGAGGATGCCGCCGACGGCCGGCGGGGCGATGTCGCCGAGGGAGACCTCGGTGTCGAGGGCGGCCCGTACGGTGGCCGTGGCGGCGGTGATGGACTCGCCGAGGACGATCAGGGTGAACAGGCCGTACCGCTCGGCGATGTGGTGCGGATGCCAGGTGGTCCGACCGGCGCGCTCCGCCCAAGCGGGGACGGCGAGTTCGGCGACGACGAGGACGAAGAAGGCCGGCAGCCCGGCATCGTCCGGCAGCGCCAGCCGTACGACCCAGCCGATCTGCACGACGAGGACGCCGACCGCGTACCGCAGGCAGGTCCGCCGGTGTTCGGGGTCGCTGCGGGCGGCGCGCAGCCACTGGCTCACCATGGCCAGGCGCATCACGACGTACCCGTAGGTGATGACCGTGAAGTCGTAGTGCTCCAGCGCCTTCGACGCGCCCGCCGCCAGCACGAGCGCGCCGGCGATCTGGAGCAGGGTGAGCAGGCGGTACGGCACGTCGTCGGTGTCGTAGGCCGAGGCGAACCAGGTGAAGTTCATCCAGGCCCACCAGATGGCGAAGAACACGAGGGCGTACCCGAGCACGCCGTGCCCGACCTTCCCGGCCGCCATCTCATGCTCGAAGGCCGCGGCGGTCTGGGCCACGGCCGTGACGAAGCAGAGGTCGAAGAAGAGCTCGAGAACGGTGGCGGTCCGGTGCCGCTCGCCGCTGAGGCGGGGGACCATGGGGCGGCGCCAGGCGCTGCCGCTGGGCTGTGGATGGTTCATGACGTCCCGTCATCGAGTGCGGAGCCCCGCGTGGGCCTTCCCGGCCACCCATGCTGCCGCACACTTTCGCCGCGGCGGGGCGTCTGCCTCCGCGGCACCGCGAGACGTCCTGAGGGCCGGGCCGGGGCTCGACTTCACCTCCGGAGCGCCGAACCTCGGTTACGAGGACTCACCTCTTACGGAGCTTCCCCGCCGACTTCTTCAGCTCTGCCTGACCCCGCTCGGTCCAGTCGCCTTGGTGGCGGTAGCACCGCGAGGTGCCCTTCATCGTCTTGTTCCCACAACTACCGCCGCCCTTCTTCGGCCAACCGCACTTTCCCTGCCTCCACTCACCCACGACCCACCCCGGCGATCCGCTCCGTTTCCGCCGTCCAGCGTGCACGGATCAGCGAGCGCGGGGCAGGGCGCGCGACCGGCGACTTCACGTCCTGGAGCGCACGCGGGGATCCCTCGGGGGCTCTTGGGAGGCGGACCCCCGTTGTCGGTGCCGGTGGCCAGGGTCGCTGACGCGCGGTCGGCTTCCGGGGGTTCCAGCTCTGTAGAGAATGGTTGACATCCCCGGCCTGTCAGGGGGCGGCCCGGTGAGACATCCGGGACCCGACCGACGGCCGGGCCGAGCCGATGGCCAAGCAGTGACCTGCCGGCGCCGACCGCGCACCCCCTCCGAAGAACTCAGGCGGAGACAGCCCGCCACCGGTCCGTGATGCACCCCTCTTCCATGTCCCACCACTCCTTGACGACACCGTGGTCGAGCAGCCTCCGCACCTTGGCGAGGTCCGCGGTGGGCGGGACGTCCAGGGCGACCATGCCGAACCGCCCTATGCCCTCACCGTCGACGCCGAGGTCCCGAAACGCGTTGATCACGCTCTGCCGTGCCGGCCCCGAGCCGCCGTCACGGAACACGATGAGGCGGATGGTGCAGTTCCCCGAACACCGGACCACCTCCCCGGCCCACCGCACGCCCTCCTCGTCGGGCTCGGTGACCACGACATCCCCGCAGGCGAGGCCTCGGACGAACCAAGGGATGCTGTCGAGCCGCGCGGTGCCGTCACCGTGGTCGACCGCTGTCTGAACCTCAGCCGACGACAGTCAGCCACGACGATGGGTCAGCCGCCCGTGCAGGCACGCGTGTGGCTCGCTGTGCCCCCGCCGACCTGAGCCACGCTGTCGACCGTCGACCAGCACTTGGGCGGGGATGCTGCCTTGGGCTGGTGTGGGTTTCACCTGCGCTGACGGTTCGCAGACGTCCGGGCTTGTTTGCCGCTGTCCGCATGCGTTGTCACGCAGTTAGACACTCACCCAGGCTGCACTGAGGTCAGAGGCTGTTTGATGCACCATGACCAACTGGAAAACGGCTTCGTCGTGAAGCCTGGTCTCGGCATGATTACCACCGTGCGTGCGGACTGGGACTATCGCAGGCACGGGCGGTACAGGCTGACGGAGACGGAGCGCGGCGATATCTGGGGCGTGTGCGCCGCAGTGGACGGACTCTTCGGGGAGCCCCGGCGCGGGACGTATGAACTGTTCGCCCGGGTGCCGGAAGGTGCCCAGGTCGGGGGCTGGGTCGGCAGCCGGGTGTGGATGGTGCCGGACGACGATGCACTTGAGCCTTTGCTGGAGGACGCGGAGGCTCCAGGACAGCTCTTGGGGGATCGTGTGTTTGATCCTGCGTCTTCGCAGGTAGCGGCGGTTGCGGCCGGAACTGTAGGCCTTGTCGCCGCTGACGTGGCCGGGCCGGGTCCGGGGCCGTCCGCCCAGCGGCCGGGGGACTCGGATCCGGTCCAAGACCTCGATCAGCTGCGGGGCATCGCCCCATTGACCCGGCGTGAGCAGCAGGGCCATGGGACGGCATCCACCCTCGCCGGCGAGGTGGATCTTGCAGGTCAGACCGCCCCGGGACCGCCCGAGTCCCTCATCGGGGCGGTGGTGCCGGGGCGTCGTCCTTTCTTCGGAACCCGCGGCCTGGGCTTGCGGGCGCCGGCCGCGTGCTGGTGAGCCCGGCAGGACGTCGAGTCCACTCCGACCATCGACCAGTCGATCCGCCCCGCCAGGTCGGCGTCGGCCTAGACCGCCTGCAGGACCCGGTCCCAGGTGGCGTCCGCCGACCAGCGGCGATGCCGTTCATAGACCGTCTTCCAGGACCCACAGCGTTCCGGCAGGTCACGCCACGGGACAACGGTCCGAACCCGGAACAGGATCCCGTTGATCACCGTGCGATGGTCGCTCCACCGGCCTCCCCCACCGCCCGCGGACGGCAGATGCGGCTCGAGCAGCGACCACTCGCAATTCGTCAGATCCCCCCGACCCATGCTCCGTCCAACGAGCAGCCGGTCGGAAAGTCACATGATCCGCCGGACAGTGCCTAGACGCCCCACCAGCTCATTTCAGCAAGATCGTGTTACGAGCTCGTAGGGAACGGGCTTGAGCACACCGGGCACTCCAGGCGAGATGAGCAGCGCATCGTATCGGTTCCACTCCGGAGCGTGAACATGGTCACGCGGTGATTCCTTGCAAATACAAATCTCAGAAGGAGAGCATAGGGAAGCTCACAGAAGACATACAGAAGCATCCGGCGACGAAAAGAGAAGACGTGCGCGCTACGTATTTACGCAGGTCCACCGCGACGTTCGTCGCGGCAGCGGGGGCCGCTGTCCTGCTAACCGCACCTATACCCGCGAATGCATCCACCGAGGTGCCCACAGCAGCCACGGCGAGCGCGTCAAACCCCTGCAAGTCGCAGCACTATTCCAAGGTCGCCTATACCTTCTACATCGGCCCGAGCAAGATGCCTCTGCGCTGCGGAACGAAAACTTGGGGCTACAACCACATAGTTGAGCGTGGACGCTGGAGCACCAGCTTCAAGAACAAGATCAGTGACACACTGTTCAACGGCTACGAGAGGACCGCCGGGGTGTACTACCGATACAAGGTGGGCACTGGTTGCTCCTCGAAGCCGCCGAGGAAGAACTTCAAGGTGGTCGTCAACAAGGGCCCCCTTGGAGGGATGCCGGGCGGTCTGACGCCCCAGGGGATCATCACGGCCACGGTAGAGTACACAACCCCGGCCGTAGCTGCAGCGTCAGCGAGCGCAGAGGCAAAGTGCTGAGAGGACCCATATGGCCACCCCGGAGCAAGTAAGGGAAGCACTCGCCCAAAGACTTTCAGGACTGCAGAGCGAGGGAGGAGGAACCTCTCTTGAAGTCCTTGAGGTGAAGGTGACGTCTGTCTTCCCTAAACTGCTTCTGGAAATCCGGGTCAGCATCTCAGGGCAACTCTGGGAAGTCTCACTTGACTACCAGGGTTATGAAGCAAGTCTGGTCAGCGGAGACCTCTCCGAAGAGAGCCTGAATTACCTCGGGATGCTTGTGCGAACCCACCTATTTGAGTGGTGGCACACAAAGGACACAGAGAAGTTCTCAGCGCGCATGGGGAAAAGACTGGACTGAGAGAGTGAGGCTTTTCCATCATCGGGCTGAGCCGGCCAAATGCAGGGGTGCGGACGGCCTGGACGAGGCAGGTGATCCGGGTGGTCGAGCACCGGAGCCTGCGAAGGAGCCGCCAGGACTTGAGGGTGGCCATGGCCTGCTCGACGAGGGCGCAGCACGAAGCCTCTGGTGGAGACGGATTTCTTGGTGGAAAACCCTCTACCAGGGGCTTCACCCGTCTGTCAGCCCAACTGCCTGTCCTGCCCGACAGGTTGGAAAGAGCTCACTGACCACCCCCGGACGCCCGAGCGCCCTCGCCGTGGCAGTCGGCGGGGGCGCCGCAGTTTGCGCCTACTGCTGCCGGGCTCGCAGCTCCTCCATGACCGCCCGCACCACCGGCCGGGCCATCTCCACATCCTCCGAATTGCTGGTCAGGATCTCCACCAGGATCCGGACCACCTCAGCCGCGGGCACGTCCGCCACGTCCAGCTGACCGGCCGCCCACGAGGACCAGCCCGTGAGCCTGCGGTGAAGGCCGGCGGCATGTGAGCCGTTGCTGCCGCCGTGGCCGGATCGGTCGCCGGGACCGAGGCCGGTGTCGGACCGGCTCTGCCTGCAAGGCATCCTGTTCGTCCTCTACAACGGCATGGCCTGGCAACTTCTGCCCCTGGAGCTGGGGTTCGGCTCGGGACGGACATGCTGGCGTCGGCTGGACCGGTGACAGAAGGCAGGAGCCTCGACCAGCTGCACCGGGCCCTGCTCGCCGAACTGAACGCGGCCGGCGAGCTCGACTGGTCACGGGCGTGCGTGGACGGTTCCCATGTCCGCGCGAAAAAAGGGGACCCGACACCGGTCCGTCGCCGGTCGACCGGCGGGAGACGGGCAGCAAACACCACCTGATCTGCGACGGACGCGGTACCCCGCTCAAAGTCATCACGACCGCGGCCAACGTCAACGACGTCACCCAGTCCCCGCCCTGCCGCCCCGGCAGGCCCCGCCGACGACCCGACGCCCTGCTCGGCGACAAGAGCTACGACTTCAACCCCAACCGCGACGAGCTCCGCCACCGACGGATCCTGCCCGTCATCTCCCGCAAGGGATCACCCGACATCAAGGGCATCGGCAAGCTCCGCTACGTCGTCGAGCAGACCTTCGCCCTGCTCCACCACTTCGAACGCCTCGCAGTCCGCTGGGAACGCCCGATCATGATCGTGTTTCAAGCTCCAGGCGCCATGGCCCAGCGGCGGCCCCGGCGCAACAACAAGCCCCCTGCCAACGGAGAACCCGCAGGCAGGGGGCTTGATCGTGCGTGCTTACTTCTTCTTGCCCTGGTTCTTCACAGCCTCGATCGCGGCCTTGGCCGCCTCCGGGTCGAGGTACTTCCCGCCCGGCGTGACCGGCTTGAAGTCCTCGTCCAGCTCGTAGTAGAGCGGGATGCCGGTCGGGATGTTGAGGCCCGCGATGTCCTCGTCGGAGATGCCGTCCAGGTGCTTGACCAGGGCGCGCAGCGAGTTGCCGTGGGCGGCGACCAGGACGGTGCGGCCGTCGAGGAGGTCGGGGACGATGTCGTCGTACCAGTAGGGGAGCATCCGCTCAACGACGTCCTTGAGGCACTCCGTCTGGGGACGGATCTCCGGCGGGAGGTCCGCGTAGCGGGCGTCGTCGAACTGGGAGTACTCCGCGTCGCGGGGCAGCGGCGGCGGCGGGGTGTCGTACGAGCGGCGCCAGAGCATGAACTGCTCCTCGCCGAACTCGGCCAGCGTCTCCGCCTTGTTCTTGCCCTGCAGGGCGCCGTAGTGGCGCTCGTTCAGGCGCCAGCTGCGCTCCACGGGAATCCAGAGGCGGTCGGCGGCCTCCAGCGAGAGCTGGGCCGTGCGGATCGCGCGCTTCTGGAGCGACGTGTGGACCACGTCGGGCAGGAGACCGGCGTCCTTCAGCAGCTCGCCACCGCGTACCGCCTCCTTCTCGCCCTTCTCGTTGAGGTTGACGTCCACCCAGCCGGTGAACAGGTTCTTCGCGTTCCACTCGCTCTCGCCGTGGCGGAGGAGGATCAGCTTGTACGGTGCGTCGGCCATGCCTCAGAGCGTAATCCACCCCCAGGAGGGGTCGCCGCGCCGCCGACGGTTGACGGCTTCTGTTAATCGAGTGGCCCCCGACAAGCCCGCGCCGGTAAGTTCCGCTTACCGCACGCGCCACTTACCGGGGGGTCCCGTCATGTCCACCGCCGCACCGGGCCGGCTGATCGCCGCCGCCCGGTCCTCCGTCTCCGGGCTCCCCCGCGCCTTCTGGTGGCTGTGGGCCAGCACGCTGGTCAACCGGCTCGGCGCGTTCGTCGCCACCTTCATGGCGCTCTACCTCACCCTCGACCGCGGCTACTCCGCCTCCTTCGCGGGCCTGGTCGCCGCCCTGCACGGCCTCGGCGGGGTCGCCTCCTCGCTCGGCGCCGGGGTGATGGCCGACCGGCTCGGCCGACGCCCCACCCTGCTGATCGCGCAGGTCGGCACCGCGCTCTCCGTCGCGCTGCTCGGCTTCATGCACGACCCGGTCGCCATCGCGGCCGTCGCCTTCCTCGTCGGCGCCGCCAACAACGCCTCCCGGCCCGCCGTGCAGGCGATGATGGCGGACATCGTGCGGCCCGAGGACCGCGTACGGGCGTTCTCGCTGAACTACTGGGCGCTGAACCTCGGCTTCGCGGTGTCCTCCGTCGCCGCCGGTTTCATCGCCGAGTTCAGCTATCTCGCCGGGTTCCTCATCGAGGCCGGGATGACGCTGGCCTGCGCGATCCTCGTCTTCCTCAAGCTCCCCGAGTCCCGGCCCGCGCCCACCGCCAAGGAGGCCGGGGAGCCGACGATCGGCCTCGGTACGGTGCTGCGCGACCGGCGCTACATGGCGGTCGTCGGCCTGTCGTTCCTCGTCGCCCTTCTCTTCATGCAGGGCTCGGTCGGCCTGCCGGTCGCCATGGGCCAGGCCGGCTTCTCCCCCGCCGACTACGGCACCGCGATCGCCGTCAACGGCGTCCTGATCGTCGCCCTCCAGATCCCGGTCACCCGCTTCATCGAGCACCGCGACCCGCGCCGTCTGCTGGTGATCTCCTCGCTGCTCGCGGGCTACGGCTTCGGGCTCACCGCGTTCGCCGGGTCGCTGGGCGTCTTCGCGCTCACCGTCTGCGTGTGGACCCTCGCGGAGATCGTCAACGCGCCGACCCAGACCGGGCTCGTCGTCCGCCTCTCCCCCGTCCACGGCCGCGGCCGCTACCAGGGCGTCTACAGCCTCTCCTGGTCCGTCGCCGCCCTGGTCGCGCCGCTGATGTCCGGCACGGTCATCGACCACCTGGGCGCCGAGTGGCTCTGGGGCGCGTGCGCGGTCATCGGCACGGTGGCGGGGCTCGGGTACGCCCTCCTGATGCGGGGGCTCCCGGCGGAGGAGGCGGAGATCGCCGCTCCGGCGGCCCCGGCCCGCCCCGCCGTGGAGAAGGCGGCCTGACCTACGGGTGCATCCTCGCCCCCTTGACCACCTTGTCGACCCCGCCCTTCGGGCCGTACACCGCCAGTCCGACCAGATCCAGGTCGGCGGTGGGTACGGCCCGTACCGCTGCCCGGTTGTCGGTGTCGTTGCCGGTGGAGAAGAGGTCGGCCGTGAAGACCGCGCGGGGCAGCGCACGGCTCAGCACCCGCGTGTGGGCCGCCCGCAGCACCTCCTTCGTCGCCTCGAAGACCAGCACCGGCTGGCGGAACATCGGGAGGTAGGCGACGCCGTCGGCGTCCTCGTACGGGGCGCCGATCACCTCGGGGACCTGGCTGCCCAGGCCGCTGACCAGGAACGACGTGACGTTGAGGCGCTGCCACGGGGCGAGGTCGTCGCGGAGGAGTACGGCGATCTTGGTGTCGAAACGCAGGGGCTGTCCGTCCATGCCCCGAGACTGCCGACCACGCCCCGGCCCGGTCTTGTACGTTTCTTGCGTGGCCGCCGACCAGCCGGAAGTCTCCGCGTGGCGCCCCTCGGTACCGGGGGTCGTCGAGGTCTTCCACGCCCGGTTCACGGAGTACGCGTACCCGATGCACGTGCACGACGCCTG comes from the Streptomyces seoulensis genome and includes:
- a CDS encoding SCO4226 family nickel-binding protein is translated as MTKFMDVHHGMEGITADELARAHQADLDIEQDEDMHFEATWADPESGTVYCLSEAPSAEAVQRIHERAGHKPDEVHAVPLHI
- a CDS encoding low temperature requirement protein A — translated: MNHPQPSGSAWRRPMVPRLSGERHRTATVLELFFDLCFVTAVAQTAAAFEHEMAAGKVGHGVLGYALVFFAIWWAWMNFTWFASAYDTDDVPYRLLTLLQIAGALVLAAGASKALEHYDFTVITYGYVVMRLAMVSQWLRAARSDPEHRRTCLRYAVGVLVVQIGWVVRLALPDDAGLPAFFVLVVAELAVPAWAERAGRTTWHPHHIAERYGLFTLIVLGESITAATATVRAALDTEVSLGDIAPPAVGGILTVFAMWWLYFTQSAADKLNSLNTALRWGYGHYFVFASAAAVGAGLAVEIAHLTGHAHLGRLAVAAAYTVPVALYVAVLRLLHRGAVRLDAQDAVWAVGILAVLAVTFTPSPVLATGCVASTLVAAVVTMTHRARTPIPQAG
- a CDS encoding DUF4265 domain-containing protein, with amino-acid sequence MSSAEVQTAVDHGDGTARLDSIPWFVRGLACGDVVVTEPDEEGVRWAGEVVRCSGNCTIRLIVFRDGGSGPARQSVINAFRDLGVDGEGIGRFGMVALDVPPTADLAKVRRLLDHGVVKEWWDMEEGCITDRWRAVSA
- a CDS encoding transposase, whose amino-acid sequence is MSDRLCLQGILFVLYNGMAWQLLPLELGFGSGRTCWRRLDR
- a CDS encoding phosphoglyceromutase; this translates as MADAPYKLILLRHGESEWNAKNLFTGWVDVNLNEKGEKEAVRGGELLKDAGLLPDVVHTSLQKRAIRTAQLSLEAADRLWIPVERSWRLNERHYGALQGKNKAETLAEFGEEQFMLWRRSYDTPPPPLPRDAEYSQFDDARYADLPPEIRPQTECLKDVVERMLPYWYDDIVPDLLDGRTVLVAAHGNSLRALVKHLDGISDEDIAGLNIPTGIPLYYELDEDFKPVTPGGKYLDPEAAKAAIEAVKNQGKKK
- a CDS encoding MDR family MFS transporter translates to MSTAAPGRLIAAARSSVSGLPRAFWWLWASTLVNRLGAFVATFMALYLTLDRGYSASFAGLVAALHGLGGVASSLGAGVMADRLGRRPTLLIAQVGTALSVALLGFMHDPVAIAAVAFLVGAANNASRPAVQAMMADIVRPEDRVRAFSLNYWALNLGFAVSSVAAGFIAEFSYLAGFLIEAGMTLACAILVFLKLPESRPAPTAKEAGEPTIGLGTVLRDRRYMAVVGLSFLVALLFMQGSVGLPVAMGQAGFSPADYGTAIAVNGVLIVALQIPVTRFIEHRDPRRLLVISSLLAGYGFGLTAFAGSLGVFALTVCVWTLAEIVNAPTQTGLVVRLSPVHGRGRYQGVYSLSWSVAALVAPLMSGTVIDHLGAEWLWGACAVIGTVAGLGYALLMRGLPAEEAEIAAPAAPARPAVEKAA
- a CDS encoding DUF2000 domain-containing protein — protein: MDGQPLRFDTKIAVLLRDDLAPWQRLNVTSFLVSGLGSQVPEVIGAPYEDADGVAYLPMFRQPVLVFEATKEVLRAAHTRVLSRALPRAVFTADLFSTGNDTDNRAAVRAVPTADLDLVGLAVYGPKGGVDKVVKGARMHP